From one Variovorax sp. PBL-H6 genomic stretch:
- a CDS encoding hybrid sensor histidine kinase/response regulator, with protein sequence MGNPGALQQSCRWHGICTSGDVDSTAVPPLASDDAPQRIVKVRRDYNSWVARETLEDYALRFTPQRFRRMSEWRVASTAFGGAASFLILEAVGATLLVQYGFVNAAWAILVTGLIIFLAGLPISVYAARYGVDMDLLTRGAGFGYIGSTLTSLIYASFTFIFFALEAAVMAYALELALGIPAAWGYLVCALVVIPLVTHGISAISRLQVWTQPIWLVMLVVPFVYVLVRDPGAFAGIAHYNGVKASETGFDLHLFGAALTVGIALITQMGEQADYLRFMPVRTAANRGRWWAGVLAGGPGWVVLGVLKMLGGALLAYLAIGHMVPPERAVDPNQMYLAAYEYVFPQYGWAVAATALFVVISQLKINVTNAYAGSLAWSNFFSRVTHSHPGRVVWVVFNALIAFMLMEMNVFEALGDVLGLYANIAIAWMMAVVADLVVNKPLGLSPPGIEFKRAHLWDINPVGVGAMALASVLSISAHLGAFGRTAQAFSALIALGTAFATAPLIAWATRGKYYIARLSDECGAAPFAPATGQRAVRWARVESEVGSHRRLSTQRCVICERDYEGPDMAHCPAYQGAICSLCCTLDARCGDLCKPMASLSAQWSGALRWLLPRRVWPYLDTGLGHFLLLMLIVVPLLAAVFGVLYQQELRGIGERALADMAQSTTSLRSGFLKAYMALMLIAGIVAWWLVLAHQSRKVAQEESNRQTRLLMREIELHRETDRALQAAKQTAEQSREQADQANQAKSRYISAISHELRTPLNSILGYAQLMGEDAAVPPHRRQAVAVIKRGGEHLLSLIEGTLDIAHIEAGKLTLHARPMQFADLMVELADMFELQAAEKGLAFHFEPEGDLPELVRADEKRVRQILINLLGNAIKFTASGRVTLRLRYAREFAAIEVEDTGPGMSAEELGRIFEPFARGASAGPSAPGAGLGLTIAKMLIDLMGGEMKVQSAPGAGSLFRVRLFLPRVHHTSGAGIRRVAAATPRQRSGYEGPRRRLLVVDNEEADRELLVQLLAPLGFELRTAASGHDALDLVAAGWHPHAMFVDLAMPGIDGWETIRRARAVGLADAQVAIVSANAFDKRLDNDVGIVPEDFFVKPVRHSELLEWLERRLALRWTDSAPAAQPAPAGPAVVLPDAARLRVLGDAVSLGYFRGIMNELDAIDAAQPECAAWTGAQRGLARQFQFEAMSRALAAAGSTP encoded by the coding sequence ATGGGCAACCCAGGGGCATTGCAACAGTCGTGCCGATGGCACGGAATCTGCACCTCCGGCGATGTGGACTCGACCGCCGTTCCCCCGCTCGCCAGCGACGACGCGCCGCAGCGCATCGTCAAGGTCCGGCGCGACTACAACAGCTGGGTGGCGCGCGAAACGCTGGAGGACTACGCGCTGCGCTTCACGCCGCAGCGCTTTCGCCGCATGTCCGAATGGCGGGTGGCGAGCACGGCCTTCGGTGGCGCCGCCTCCTTCCTGATCCTCGAGGCGGTCGGCGCGACGCTGCTGGTGCAGTACGGCTTCGTCAACGCGGCCTGGGCCATCCTGGTCACGGGGCTGATCATCTTCCTCGCCGGCCTGCCGATCAGCGTCTATGCCGCGCGCTACGGCGTGGACATGGACCTGCTCACCCGTGGCGCGGGCTTCGGCTACATCGGCTCGACGTTGACCTCGCTGATCTACGCCTCCTTCACCTTCATCTTCTTTGCGCTCGAGGCGGCGGTGATGGCCTACGCGCTGGAACTCGCGCTGGGCATCCCGGCGGCCTGGGGCTACCTGGTCTGCGCGCTGGTGGTGATCCCGCTGGTGACGCACGGCATCTCGGCCATCAGCCGGCTGCAGGTCTGGACCCAGCCCATCTGGCTGGTGATGCTGGTGGTGCCCTTCGTCTATGTGTTGGTGCGCGATCCTGGTGCGTTCGCGGGCATTGCGCACTACAACGGCGTCAAGGCGAGCGAGACCGGGTTTGACTTGCACCTCTTCGGTGCCGCGCTGACCGTCGGCATCGCGCTCATCACCCAGATGGGCGAGCAGGCCGACTACCTGCGCTTCATGCCCGTGCGCACCGCCGCCAACCGCGGCCGCTGGTGGGCCGGCGTGCTGGCGGGCGGCCCGGGCTGGGTGGTGTTGGGCGTGCTCAAGATGCTGGGCGGGGCGCTGCTGGCCTATCTCGCCATCGGCCACATGGTGCCCCCTGAGCGCGCGGTGGACCCGAACCAGATGTACCTGGCCGCCTACGAGTACGTGTTCCCGCAGTACGGCTGGGCGGTGGCGGCCACGGCATTGTTCGTGGTGATATCGCAGCTCAAGATCAACGTCACCAACGCCTACGCCGGCTCGCTCGCCTGGAGCAACTTCTTCTCGCGTGTCACGCACAGCCATCCGGGCCGCGTGGTGTGGGTGGTGTTCAACGCGCTGATCGCCTTCATGCTGATGGAGATGAACGTGTTCGAGGCCCTGGGCGATGTGCTGGGCCTGTACGCGAACATCGCGATCGCCTGGATGATGGCCGTGGTGGCCGACCTCGTGGTCAACAAGCCATTGGGGCTGTCGCCGCCGGGCATCGAGTTCAAGCGCGCGCACCTGTGGGACATCAACCCGGTCGGCGTGGGCGCGATGGCGCTGGCCTCGGTGCTGTCCATCAGCGCGCACCTGGGCGCCTTCGGGCGGACCGCGCAGGCTTTCTCCGCGCTGATCGCACTGGGCACCGCCTTCGCCACCGCGCCGCTGATCGCCTGGGCCACGCGTGGCAAGTACTACATCGCGCGGCTGTCGGATGAATGCGGTGCCGCGCCCTTCGCACCGGCAACAGGGCAGCGCGCAGTGCGCTGGGCGCGGGTCGAATCCGAAGTCGGCAGCCATCGGCGCCTGAGCACGCAGCGTTGCGTGATCTGCGAGCGCGACTACGAGGGCCCGGACATGGCGCACTGCCCGGCCTACCAGGGCGCGATCTGCTCGTTGTGCTGCACGCTCGATGCGCGTTGCGGCGACCTGTGCAAGCCCATGGCGAGCCTGTCGGCGCAATGGTCGGGCGCCCTGCGCTGGCTGCTGCCGCGACGGGTCTGGCCCTATCTCGACACCGGGCTCGGACACTTCCTGCTGCTCATGCTGATCGTGGTGCCCTTGCTTGCCGCGGTGTTCGGCGTGCTCTACCAGCAGGAACTGCGTGGCATCGGCGAGCGCGCGCTGGCCGACATGGCGCAGTCCACCACTTCGCTGCGCTCCGGCTTCCTCAAGGCCTACATGGCGCTGATGCTCATCGCCGGCATCGTCGCCTGGTGGCTGGTGCTGGCGCACCAGAGCCGCAAGGTGGCGCAGGAGGAATCGAATCGCCAGACGCGTCTGCTGATGCGCGAGATCGAACTGCACCGCGAGACCGACCGCGCGTTGCAGGCTGCCAAGCAGACGGCCGAGCAGTCCCGCGAGCAAGCAGACCAGGCCAACCAGGCCAAGAGCCGCTACATCAGCGCCATCAGCCACGAACTGCGCACGCCGCTCAACAGCATCCTCGGCTACGCGCAGCTCATGGGCGAGGACGCGGCCGTGCCGCCGCACCGGCGGCAGGCCGTGGCGGTGATCAAGCGTGGCGGCGAGCACCTGCTGTCGCTGATCGAGGGCACGCTCGACATCGCCCACATCGAGGCCGGCAAGCTCACGCTTCACGCCCGGCCCATGCAGTTCGCCGACCTGATGGTCGAGCTGGCCGACATGTTCGAGTTGCAGGCGGCCGAGAAGGGCCTGGCCTTTCACTTCGAACCCGAAGGCGATCTGCCCGAGCTGGTTCGAGCCGACGAGAAGCGTGTGCGGCAGATCCTCATCAACCTGCTGGGCAACGCCATCAAGTTCACCGCCAGCGGGCGCGTGACGCTGCGCCTGCGCTACGCGCGCGAGTTCGCGGCCATCGAGGTCGAGGACACGGGCCCCGGCATGTCGGCCGAGGAGCTGGGCCGCATCTTCGAGCCCTTCGCGCGTGGTGCCAGCGCCGGCCCGTCGGCGCCGGGCGCGGGCCTGGGCCTGACCATCGCGAAGATGCTGATCGACCTGATGGGCGGCGAGATGAAGGTGCAGAGCGCGCCGGGCGCGGGCTCGCTGTTCCGGGTGCGGCTCTTTCTGCCGCGCGTGCACCACACGAGCGGCGCGGGCATCCGGCGCGTCGCGGCGGCGACGCCGCGTCAGCGCAGCGGCTACGAAGGCCCGCGCCGGCGGCTGCTGGTGGTCGACAACGAAGAGGCCGACCGCGAGCTGCTCGTGCAACTGCTTGCGCCTCTGGGCTTCGAGCTGCGCACCGCCGCCAGCGGCCATGATGCGCTCGACCTGGTCGCGGCCGGCTGGCATCCGCATGCCATGTTCGTGGACCTGGCGATGCCCGGCATCGACGGCTGGGAAACCATCCGCCGCGCCCGCGCCGTCGGCCTGGCCGATGCGCAGGTGGCCATCGTCTCGGCCAACGCGTTCGACAAGCGGCTGGACAACGACGTCGGCATCGTGCCCGAGGACTTCTTCGTCAAGCCCGTGCGCCACAGCGAACTGCTCGAGTGGCTGGAGCGCCGGCTCGCGCTGCGATGGACCGACAGCGCCCCTGCAGCGCAGCCCGCTCCGGCCGGGCCTGCAGTGGTGCTGCCCGACGCTGCGCGCCTGCGCGTGCTCGGCGATGCAGTGAGCCTGGGCTACTTCCGCGGCATCATGAACGAGCTCGATGCCATCGACGCCGCCCAGCCCGAGTGCGCGGCCTGGACTGGCGCGCAACGCGGGCTGGCGCGCCAGTTCCAGTTCGAGGCCATGAGCCGCGCGTTGGCCGCGGCGGGGAGCACCCCATGA
- a CDS encoding urease subunit gamma: MELTPREKDKLLIFTAALLAERRRARGLKLNYPEAVALISAAVMEGARDGKTVAALMSEGRSILSRADVMEGVAEMIPDIQVEATFPDGTKLVTVHQPIV; this comes from the coding sequence ATGGAACTGACACCGCGCGAAAAAGACAAGCTCCTGATCTTCACCGCTGCACTGCTGGCAGAGCGGCGCCGCGCACGCGGGCTCAAGCTCAACTATCCCGAAGCCGTGGCACTGATCTCGGCCGCCGTGATGGAAGGCGCGCGCGACGGCAAGACCGTTGCCGCGCTGATGAGCGAGGGCCGCAGCATCCTGTCGCGCGCCGACGTGATGGAAGGTGTGGCCGAGATGATCCCGGACATCCAGGTCGAGGCCACGTTCCCCGACGGCACCAAGCTCGTCACGGTCCACCAACCCATCGTCTGA
- a CDS encoding HupE/UreJ family protein has protein sequence MTLRLLRQAPLLLIAGLPLAAAAHTGADAGLHHGLATGFLHPLTGADHLAVMVAVGLWSALAARRAWPDLLWAPLGFGLMLLAGAMLGLAGPTLPAVEPMIAASLLVLGLLVFTQRRLPAPAAAALVGVFALFHGVAHGQELAGEAGAALTLAGMLAATALLHAAGIAVGWALRRGHRWMPRVAGAAVTIFGIALLGGIA, from the coding sequence ATGACCCTGCGCCTTCTTCGCCAAGCGCCCCTGCTTCTGATCGCCGGGTTGCCGCTGGCCGCGGCCGCCCACACCGGCGCCGACGCCGGCCTGCATCACGGCCTGGCCACCGGCTTCCTGCACCCGCTGACCGGTGCGGATCACCTGGCGGTGATGGTGGCGGTGGGACTGTGGAGCGCCCTCGCCGCGCGCCGCGCCTGGCCCGACCTGCTGTGGGCGCCACTGGGCTTTGGGCTGATGCTGCTGGCAGGCGCGATGCTGGGGCTGGCGGGCCCCACGCTCCCGGCCGTGGAGCCGATGATCGCGGCCTCGCTGCTGGTGCTGGGGCTGCTGGTCTTCACGCAGCGCCGGCTGCCGGCCCCGGCCGCGGCGGCGCTGGTCGGCGTGTTCGCGCTGTTCCACGGCGTCGCACACGGGCAGGAACTGGCCGGGGAAGCGGGCGCCGCGTTGACGCTGGCCGGCATGCTCGCTGCAACGGCGCTGCTTCACGCCGCTGGAATTGCGGTGGGCTGGGCGCTGCGCCGCGGGCACCGCTGGATGCCGCGGGTCGCAGGCGCCGCGGTCACGATCTTCGGTATCGCATTGCTCGGCGGCATCGCATGA
- a CDS encoding urease subunit beta — MIPGELITDEGEHVLNPGRRTLTLVVLNAADRPIQVGSHYHFAETNGALDFDREAARGMRLNIASGTAVRFEPGQQRTIELVDFAGDRVVHGFRGLVQGKL, encoded by the coding sequence ATCATTCCCGGCGAACTCATCACCGACGAGGGCGAACATGTGCTCAACCCAGGCCGCCGCACGCTGACGCTGGTCGTGCTCAACGCCGCCGACCGGCCGATCCAGGTCGGCTCCCACTACCACTTCGCCGAGACCAACGGCGCGCTCGACTTCGACCGCGAGGCTGCGCGCGGCATGCGGCTGAACATTGCCTCTGGCACGGCGGTGCGCTTCGAGCCCGGCCAGCAACGCACGATCGAACTGGTGGACTTCGCCGGCGACCGGGTGGTCCATGGGTTCCGCGGACTGGTTCAAGGGAAGCTCTGA
- the ureC gene encoding urease subunit alpha, whose amino-acid sequence MATIGRRAYAEIFGPTVGDRVRLADTDLVIEVEDDYTLRAGGYGEEVKFGGGKTIRDGMAQSQRTRAEGVVDTVMTNALILDHWGIVKADIGLKGGRIVAIGKAGNPDVQPGVDIVIGPGTEVISCEGNIVTAGGIDSHIHFICPQQIEEALASGITTMLGGGTGPATGTFATTATPGPWHIERMLQAADAFPMNLGFLGKGNASLPAALHEQIDAGVIGLKLHEDWGTTPSAISNCLDVADATDTQVAIHSDTLNESGFVENTIAAVKGRGICAFHTEGAGGGHAPDILRVVGEPNFLPSSTNPTMPYTVNTLDEHVDMLMVCHHLDAGIPEDLAFAESRIRKETIAAEDILHDLGAISMFSSDSQAMGRVGEVIIRCWQTAHKMKAQRGKSPDDGSRNDNGRARRYVAKYTINPAIAHGISHEVGSIEVGKWADLVVWKPAFFGIKPFTILKGGSIAMAAMGDPNASIPTPQPVHYRPMFGAFGGALARSSLTFVSQAGLAAGIGERYGLAKTLSAVKNVRGVRKQDMVHNGYTPKMEIDAQTYAVRADGQLLTCDPAVVLPMAQRYFLF is encoded by the coding sequence ATGGCAACGATCGGGCGGCGTGCCTACGCCGAAATCTTCGGGCCCACCGTGGGTGACCGCGTGCGGCTGGCCGACACCGACCTGGTGATCGAGGTCGAGGACGACTACACCCTGCGCGCCGGCGGCTACGGCGAGGAGGTCAAGTTCGGCGGCGGCAAGACGATTCGCGACGGCATGGCCCAATCGCAACGCACGCGCGCCGAGGGCGTGGTCGACACGGTCATGACCAACGCGCTGATCCTCGACCACTGGGGCATCGTCAAGGCCGACATCGGCTTGAAGGGCGGGCGCATCGTCGCCATCGGCAAGGCCGGCAATCCGGACGTGCAACCGGGCGTGGACATCGTCATCGGCCCGGGCACGGAAGTCATCAGCTGCGAAGGCAACATCGTGACCGCCGGCGGCATCGACAGCCACATCCATTTCATCTGCCCGCAGCAGATCGAGGAGGCACTGGCCTCGGGCATCACCACCATGCTGGGCGGCGGCACCGGCCCGGCGACCGGCACCTTCGCGACCACGGCGACACCGGGCCCCTGGCACATCGAGCGCATGTTGCAGGCGGCCGACGCCTTTCCGATGAACCTCGGCTTTCTCGGCAAAGGCAACGCCAGCCTGCCCGCCGCGCTGCACGAGCAGATCGACGCCGGCGTGATCGGCCTCAAGCTGCACGAGGACTGGGGCACCACGCCATCGGCGATCAGCAACTGCCTGGACGTGGCCGATGCCACCGACACGCAGGTGGCGATCCACAGCGACACGCTGAACGAGTCGGGCTTCGTCGAGAACACGATCGCGGCTGTCAAGGGCCGCGGCATCTGCGCATTCCATACCGAGGGCGCGGGCGGCGGGCATGCGCCCGACATCCTGCGCGTGGTGGGCGAGCCGAACTTCCTGCCCTCTTCCACCAACCCGACGATGCCGTACACCGTGAATACGCTCGACGAGCACGTCGACATGCTGATGGTGTGCCACCACCTCGACGCCGGCATTCCCGAGGACCTCGCCTTTGCAGAGAGCCGCATCCGCAAGGAGACCATCGCGGCCGAGGACATCCTGCACGACCTGGGCGCCATCAGCATGTTCAGCTCCGACAGCCAGGCCATGGGGCGGGTGGGCGAGGTGATCATCCGCTGCTGGCAGACGGCGCACAAGATGAAGGCCCAGCGCGGCAAGTCGCCCGACGACGGCAGCCGCAACGACAACGGACGCGCCAGGCGCTACGTGGCCAAGTACACGATCAACCCCGCCATTGCGCACGGCATCTCGCACGAGGTGGGCAGCATCGAGGTCGGCAAGTGGGCCGACCTGGTGGTGTGGAAGCCGGCCTTCTTCGGCATCAAGCCCTTCACCATCCTGAAGGGCGGCAGCATCGCGATGGCCGCGATGGGCGACCCCAACGCCTCGATCCCGACGCCGCAGCCGGTGCACTACCGGCCGATGTTCGGTGCCTTCGGCGGCGCGCTGGCCAGGAGCTCGCTGACCTTCGTCTCGCAAGCCGGACTGGCGGCGGGCATCGGCGAGCGCTATGGCCTTGCCAAGACGCTCAGCGCGGTGAAGAACGTTCGCGGCGTGCGCAAGCAGGACATGGTGCACAACGGCTACACGCCGAAGATGGAGATCGATGCGCAGACCTATGCGGTGCGGGCCGACGGGCAGTTGCTCACCTGCGATCCGGCGGTGGTGTTGCCGATGGCGCAGCGGTATTTTCTGTTCTAG